From a single Cyclobacterium marinum DSM 745 genomic region:
- the gpmI gene encoding 2,3-bisphosphoglycerate-independent phosphoglycerate mutase, which yields MDKKVLLMILDGWGIAPNPEVSAIDKAKTPFIDSLFEKYPHSKLEASGLAVGLPEGQMGNSEVGHMNIGAGRVVYQDLVKINNAVKDGDLKDHPVLKEAFSKAKANGKKVHFLGLVSDGGVHAHIYHLKGLCDAAKANGLDENVFIHAFTDGRDTDPKSGLRFLEDLKNHCENSAGKVASIVGRYYAMDRDNRWERVKLAYDAMVNGEGEKSKDMLSAIRKSYANGVTDEFIRPIIQVDEEGKPLASIEEGDTVICFNFRTDRGREITEVLTQRDFPDYSMKKLDLDYVTFSRYDEKYKDIGVVFEKDNLKNTLGEVLERNHKKQIRIAETEKYPHVTFFFSGGREKEFEGENRILCNSPKVATYDLQPEMSAFEIAKKINQELPKKEADFICLNFANADMVGHTGVFDAAVKACEAVDECASSVIETALANDYTIIVIADHGNSDVMVNEDGTPNTAHTTNLVPCIMVDKQDRLEVNDGKLGDLAPTILQLIGVDKPSEMTGNVLLKG from the coding sequence ATGGATAAAAAAGTTTTATTGATGATACTAGACGGATGGGGTATTGCCCCAAATCCTGAAGTTTCTGCTATTGATAAAGCCAAAACGCCTTTTATCGACAGTTTATTTGAAAAATACCCTCATTCTAAATTGGAAGCTTCAGGTTTGGCCGTTGGGCTCCCTGAAGGCCAAATGGGCAATTCAGAGGTTGGTCACATGAACATCGGAGCCGGTAGGGTGGTTTATCAGGACTTGGTTAAAATAAATAATGCAGTAAAGGACGGGGATTTAAAAGATCATCCGGTATTAAAGGAAGCATTTTCTAAAGCCAAGGCTAATGGTAAAAAAGTGCACTTTCTAGGGCTGGTATCAGACGGCGGTGTGCATGCGCACATTTACCATTTAAAAGGCCTATGTGATGCAGCAAAGGCCAATGGATTGGATGAAAATGTATTCATTCATGCCTTTACAGATGGTAGAGATACCGATCCGAAATCCGGTTTGCGGTTTTTAGAAGACCTTAAGAATCATTGTGAAAATTCTGCAGGTAAAGTGGCCTCCATTGTTGGTAGGTATTATGCCATGGATAGGGATAACAGATGGGAGAGAGTCAAATTGGCATATGATGCCATGGTAAATGGTGAAGGTGAAAAATCTAAAGACATGTTGTCGGCCATCAGGAAATCTTATGCCAATGGTGTGACGGATGAATTCATAAGACCAATTATTCAAGTGGATGAGGAAGGCAAACCTTTGGCTTCCATAGAAGAAGGAGACACTGTTATATGTTTTAACTTTAGAACAGATAGAGGTCGAGAGATTACTGAGGTGCTTACACAAAGAGATTTTCCTGATTATAGCATGAAAAAACTTGATCTCGATTATGTCACTTTCAGTAGATATGATGAAAAATACAAAGACATAGGGGTAGTTTTTGAAAAAGATAATCTAAAGAATACCTTAGGGGAAGTTCTGGAGAGAAATCATAAAAAGCAAATCAGAATTGCTGAAACAGAAAAATATCCACACGTAACCTTTTTCTTCTCTGGAGGTAGAGAGAAAGAATTTGAAGGTGAAAACCGGATCTTATGCAATAGTCCTAAAGTGGCTACTTATGACTTACAGCCGGAAATGTCTGCTTTTGAAATAGCAAAAAAAATCAACCAAGAGCTTCCTAAAAAAGAGGCTGATTTCATATGTTTGAATTTTGCCAATGCAGACATGGTAGGCCATACTGGTGTTTTTGATGCTGCAGTTAAGGCTTGTGAAGCAGTGGATGAATGTGCTTCCTCTGTGATCGAAACTGCACTGGCTAACGATTATACCATTATTGTTATTGCAGATCATGGCAATAGTGATGTTATGGTAAATGAAGATGGCACACCTAATACCGCCCATACCACCAACTTGGTACCATGTATTATGGTGGATAAACAGGATAGGTTGGAAGTGAATGATGGTAAATTAGGAGACTTGGCGCCAACAATCCTTCAACTCATAGGTGTGGACAAACCAAGCGAAATGACAGGAAATGTACTCCTGAAAGGTTAA
- a CDS encoding DUF6787 family protein → MGEPQANKSNFLKKLQAKWQLKSLWQVVLVLVVFACTGFTILLIKQPIFDFLGFDTSERSFLKTVIYLLLVLPLYQLFLLIYGFIFGQFAFFWEKEKQFFRRLRRLLTQNKK, encoded by the coding sequence ATGGGTGAGCCACAAGCAAACAAATCCAATTTTCTAAAAAAGCTTCAAGCCAAATGGCAGCTAAAAAGTCTTTGGCAGGTGGTGCTGGTTTTGGTAGTGTTTGCTTGTACAGGTTTTACAATTTTATTGATTAAGCAACCCATTTTTGATTTTTTAGGCTTCGATACCAGTGAAAGGAGTTTCTTGAAAACGGTCATTTACCTTTTGTTGGTATTGCCATTATATCAGTTATTCCTTTTGATATATGGTTTTATTTTTGGACAATTTGCTTTTTTCTGGGAAAAAGAAAAGCAATTTTTCCGCCGTTTAAGACGGTTATTAACCCAAAATAAAAAGTAA
- the ribH gene encoding 6,7-dimethyl-8-ribityllumazine synthase, translating to MATSLKNLSQHTQENIQDISDKTFALVVAEWNDEITSSLYSGAIETLLRYGAKKENIYRKNVPGSFELPLGAQWLAKLEEIDAVICLGCVIQGETRHFDFICDAVANGITQVGLKYDKPVIFGVLTPENQQQALDRAGGKHGNKGDEAAITAIKMLGF from the coding sequence ATGGCTACCTCATTAAAAAATTTAAGTCAGCATACCCAAGAAAATATTCAGGATATAAGTGATAAGACCTTTGCCTTGGTGGTAGCTGAATGGAATGACGAAATTACATCCTCGCTTTATAGTGGGGCAATTGAAACGCTTTTGCGCTATGGTGCAAAAAAAGAGAATATATATAGAAAGAACGTTCCCGGATCCTTCGAGCTCCCCTTAGGTGCACAATGGTTGGCAAAACTTGAGGAAATAGATGCCGTGATATGTTTGGGTTGTGTAATACAAGGTGAAACGCGGCATTTTGATTTTATCTGTGATGCCGTAGCCAATGGAATTACACAAGTAGGATTAAAGTATGACAAGCCCGTAATCTTCGGTGTGCTTACTCCGGAAAATCAGCAGCAAGCTTTAGATAGAGCAGGAGGTAAACATGGTAACAAAGGAGATGAAGCGGCCATCACAGCGATAAAAATGCTAGGCTTTTAA
- a CDS encoding SGNH/GDSL hydrolase family protein has product MSLKTILGFLLCGMLVSNLQAQESLKISPSVKKIVFLGNSITYSGQYVDYVETYLRLSYPDREWDFINIGLPSETVSGLSEEGHADGKFPRPDLHERLDRVLNELKPDLIFANYGMNDGIYLPFDEERFKAYQLGQKKLHDKAKAIGADIIHSTPPVYDPKKGAAYANVLDIYASWLLSQQYTEGWQVIDIHWPMRKFQEDQRLSDPTFELAKDGVHPADLGHWIMARNLLLGIGEIDYLKEDQPSEVYKNFNNGLEILSLVKERQSITKDALLNHIGHKRPGMKKGLPWKEAAIKRKAILQRINELNKEQ; this is encoded by the coding sequence ATGTCACTTAAAACTATCCTCGGTTTTCTTCTTTGTGGGATGCTGGTTTCAAACCTTCAAGCACAGGAAAGTTTGAAGATTTCACCTTCGGTAAAAAAAATTGTTTTCTTGGGAAATAGCATAACCTATTCAGGTCAGTATGTGGATTATGTAGAAACTTATTTAAGGCTTTCCTATCCTGACAGGGAATGGGATTTCATCAATATAGGGCTTCCAAGTGAAACTGTTTCGGGCTTATCAGAAGAAGGTCATGCAGATGGAAAGTTCCCTAGGCCTGACTTACATGAAAGATTAGATAGAGTCCTTAATGAACTGAAGCCGGATTTGATTTTTGCTAATTATGGGATGAATGATGGAATCTATCTTCCTTTTGATGAGGAGCGATTTAAAGCCTATCAATTGGGACAAAAAAAACTTCATGATAAGGCTAAAGCCATAGGGGCAGACATCATCCATAGTACACCCCCAGTATACGACCCAAAGAAAGGAGCAGCTTATGCCAATGTTTTAGATATCTATGCTTCGTGGCTATTAAGTCAGCAGTATACAGAAGGATGGCAAGTTATTGATATCCATTGGCCTATGCGAAAGTTCCAAGAAGACCAAAGACTGTCTGACCCTACATTTGAACTGGCAAAGGATGGGGTACACCCGGCTGATCTGGGGCATTGGATAATGGCAAGAAACCTACTGTTGGGAATAGGCGAGATAGATTACCTTAAAGAAGACCAACCTTCTGAGGTTTATAAAAACTTCAATAATGGCTTAGAAATATTATCCCTTGTAAAAGAAAGACAATCCATCACTAAAGACGCCTTACTCAACCATATAGGTCACAAGCGACCGGGCATGAAAAAAGGGCTTCCTTGGAAAGAGGCCGCAATCAAAAGAAAAGCGATTCTTCAAAGAATAAACGAGCTTAACAAAGAACAGTAA
- a CDS encoding alkaline phosphatase PhoX, producing the protein MNPSNKDTRRKFIKTSGMATLGFMGLYQFINPNQVVGKTATPATLGYGPLQKDPEGILNLPEGFTYKILTTKGDKMDDGFYLPGASDGMGAFQGKNGRTIVVRNHELSPDSLENSGFGKNNELVDKISPKDFYDFGKGLLPGLGGTSTFVYNENTGELEKQYMSLAGTVRNCAGGITPWGTWLTCEESTLKKGGYEGRLEKDHGYVFEVPASEEIKRAKPLPIKAMGRFNHEAVAVDPASGVVYLTEDRGDSIFYRYIPNNPGKLHKGGKLQALVILGEKSRDTRNWEDSEGPEFPLMKKHKVTWVDIENVESPEDDLRFQGFDKGAAVFARGEGIWYGDKEVYFACTNGGKIGAGQVFRYTPSKDEGKPEEKNNPGELTLFVESEDREILKNCDNLAVAPWGDVILCEDHKHPFLVGVTPKGELYHLAENVGFESELAGGVFSPSGKTYFVNIQGPGITLAITGPWKS; encoded by the coding sequence ATGAATCCATCTAACAAAGACACACGAAGAAAATTTATTAAAACCTCTGGAATGGCCACGCTTGGCTTTATGGGGTTGTATCAGTTTATCAATCCCAACCAAGTTGTAGGGAAAACAGCAACTCCAGCTACATTAGGCTATGGTCCATTACAGAAAGACCCTGAAGGTATTTTAAATTTACCTGAAGGATTCACTTATAAAATCCTTACAACCAAAGGAGATAAAATGGACGATGGCTTTTATTTACCAGGGGCCTCAGATGGGATGGGTGCTTTTCAAGGAAAGAATGGAAGGACAATAGTGGTTCGAAATCATGAGCTTAGTCCTGATTCATTAGAAAACTCGGGCTTTGGAAAAAACAATGAGTTGGTGGATAAAATTAGTCCCAAAGATTTTTATGATTTTGGAAAAGGTTTATTACCCGGTTTAGGAGGTACTTCAACTTTTGTTTACAATGAGAATACCGGGGAACTGGAAAAACAATACATGAGCTTGGCAGGAACCGTTAGAAACTGTGCAGGTGGTATTACTCCATGGGGGACTTGGCTTACTTGTGAAGAAAGTACATTAAAAAAGGGTGGTTACGAAGGACGTTTAGAAAAAGATCATGGGTATGTTTTTGAGGTTCCGGCATCTGAGGAAATAAAAAGAGCAAAGCCACTACCGATTAAGGCAATGGGTAGGTTCAATCATGAGGCGGTAGCGGTAGATCCTGCCTCGGGTGTTGTTTACCTTACAGAGGACAGAGGAGACAGTATTTTTTATAGATACATTCCAAATAATCCGGGTAAACTTCATAAAGGAGGTAAATTACAAGCACTTGTCATTTTGGGTGAGAAAAGTAGGGATACCAGAAACTGGGAAGACAGTGAAGGCCCTGAGTTTCCACTAATGAAAAAGCATAAAGTGACATGGGTTGACATTGAAAATGTGGAAAGTCCTGAAGATGACCTGCGTTTCCAAGGCTTTGACAAAGGGGCAGCTGTTTTTGCTAGAGGAGAGGGAATATGGTATGGAGACAAGGAGGTTTACTTTGCCTGTACCAATGGAGGTAAAATAGGTGCAGGACAGGTATTTCGTTACACACCAAGTAAAGACGAAGGAAAACCTGAAGAAAAAAACAACCCCGGAGAGTTGACCCTATTCGTAGAATCTGAAGACAGGGAGATATTAAAGAATTGTGATAATTTAGCTGTGGCTCCTTGGGGGGATGTTATTTTATGTGAGGATCACAAACATCCTTTCCTAGTAGGGGTAACCCCAAAAGGTGAATTGTATCACCTCGCAGAAAATGTAGGTTTTGAGTCTGAGTTAGCAGGAGGAGTGTTTTCACCATCCGGAAAAACCTATTTTGTAAATATTCAAGGCCCTGGCATTACCTTGGCCATTACCGGACCTTGGAAGTCCTAG
- a CDS encoding aspartate kinase, protein MKIMKFGGTSVGRPERMHQVKDLITLDNEKKIVVLSALSGTTNALVAIGESLSSGKKEEAKEKIQSLHEHYIQFHQDLLSTEAGKAKALQIINEHFEFLNIILKISFNEAINKDILAQGELLSTKLFYTLLQEDEVPAVFLPALEFMCIDENDEPNLGRIGEKLKAILASYPNETVFITQGYICKNHLNEVDNLKRGGSDYTASLIGSVLSASVVEIWTDIDGMHNNDPRVVDQTRPIAQLSFDEAAELAYFGAKILHPASIWPAQSHNVPVKLLNTMEPSAQGTTITGEGEGSVGVKAIAAKDGITAIKIKSSRMLLAHGFLRKVFEIFEKYKTSIDMITTSEVAISLTLDDITHLKEITAELQKLGKVEVDHYLSIICIVGNSIMEEKQVLNKIIDSVEEFPLRMVSYGGSKHNVSLLVDGKHKNQALQCLNNGLFDFK, encoded by the coding sequence ATGAAAATCATGAAATTTGGCGGTACTTCTGTAGGAAGACCGGAGAGAATGCATCAGGTAAAAGATCTGATCACATTAGATAATGAAAAGAAAATTGTGGTGCTTTCAGCTTTGTCTGGCACTACCAACGCTTTAGTAGCGATAGGGGAATCTTTGTCTTCTGGAAAAAAGGAAGAGGCCAAGGAAAAAATACAAAGTCTCCATGAACATTACATACAATTTCATCAGGACTTATTGAGTACTGAGGCAGGCAAAGCCAAAGCATTGCAAATCATTAATGAGCATTTTGAGTTTTTGAATATCATCCTTAAAATATCCTTTAATGAAGCCATTAATAAGGATATTTTGGCCCAAGGCGAATTATTATCAACCAAGCTGTTTTACACTTTGCTTCAGGAAGATGAAGTTCCTGCAGTTTTTCTGCCGGCACTTGAGTTTATGTGTATTGATGAAAATGATGAACCAAACCTCGGCAGAATTGGTGAAAAGTTAAAAGCCATATTGGCCAGTTATCCCAATGAGACTGTTTTTATCACTCAAGGTTATATATGTAAAAATCACCTGAATGAGGTTGATAACCTCAAAAGGGGAGGAAGTGATTATACTGCTTCCTTAATAGGTTCAGTTTTGTCAGCTTCTGTTGTTGAAATATGGACGGATATTGATGGGATGCATAACAATGATCCCCGGGTGGTAGATCAAACCAGACCCATTGCTCAATTGTCTTTTGATGAAGCAGCTGAATTGGCCTATTTTGGCGCGAAAATCCTACATCCTGCTTCTATCTGGCCAGCCCAATCTCACAATGTACCCGTGAAACTTCTCAATACCATGGAGCCAAGTGCACAAGGGACTACCATAACAGGTGAAGGAGAAGGTTCTGTTGGTGTTAAAGCTATTGCGGCAAAAGATGGCATTACCGCCATAAAGATAAAATCCAGTCGCATGCTTTTGGCACATGGATTTTTGAGGAAAGTATTTGAGATATTTGAAAAATACAAGACATCAATTGATATGATAACCACTTCGGAAGTGGCCATATCTTTAACCCTTGATGATATTACTCATTTAAAGGAAATAACTGCTGAATTGCAGAAATTGGGGAAAGTAGAAGTTGATCATTACCTCTCCATTATCTGCATTGTTGGTAATTCTATTATGGAAGAAAAACAGGTCCTTAATAAGATTATTGATAGTGTTGAAGAATTTCCGTTAAGAATGGTCTCTTACGGTGGAAGCAAGCACAATGTGTCCTTGCTCGTGGATGGTAAACATAAAAATCAAGCCTTGCAATGCCTGAATAATGGCCTGTTTGACTTCAAGTAA
- a CDS encoding ABC transporter ATP-binding protein: MAKQRGLPIEESDKRKLNKKNFEKLFGIFKFAMPYKVPFIIGMVFLFFSSLMLLTFPYVAGKLIDAASGKDWIINDINGIAFVLIGILFIQSIFSFFRVWLFAKVSENSMRDIRVALYERLVRLPMTFFDQRRTGELISRITSDVTMLQDTFSITLAELLRQIITLVAGIIFLFYTTPRLTLFMLITIPVLVVIAMIFGKFIRKLSKKTQDALASANVVVEETLQSIATVKSFTGENYEINRYRNKLNSVVEVALKAAGFRGAFISFIIFALFGGIVAVIWYGATLVSAGEMSVGDLVSFVLYTTFIGGSIAGLGDIYGQIQKAIGSSERVLEILNEITEEQKSLTSESSISGSIRFDKVKFHYPTRPEYRVLDGISLYAEPGEKIALAGHSGAGKSTIIQLLLKFYSIGSGSILLDEKSIEEWDPQGLRKNIGMVPQEVLLFGGSIRENIRYAKPNASEEEIVNAAKQANALEFIDKFPDGFDTLVGERGIKLSGGQRQRIAIARAILKDPAILILDEATSSLDAETESLVQEALDKLMTGRTTVIIAHRLSTIRKVDRIYVIKDGKVIEEGNHEALSAKEGGHYAHLVNLQFADDTLRPLS, translated from the coding sequence ATGGCTAAGCAAAGAGGTTTACCTATAGAAGAAAGTGACAAAAGAAAATTAAATAAAAAGAACTTCGAAAAGCTATTTGGGATTTTCAAGTTTGCCATGCCTTATAAAGTGCCTTTTATTATTGGGATGGTTTTTTTGTTTTTTTCCAGCCTAATGTTGTTGACTTTTCCTTATGTGGCAGGCAAGTTAATTGATGCCGCTTCAGGGAAAGATTGGATTATTAATGATATCAATGGGATCGCCTTTGTATTGATCGGGATATTATTTATTCAAAGTATATTTTCCTTTTTTAGGGTTTGGCTATTTGCTAAGGTTAGTGAAAACTCCATGAGGGACATCAGGGTGGCCCTGTATGAACGATTGGTGAGATTGCCTATGACATTCTTTGACCAACGAAGAACAGGGGAGTTGATCAGTAGGATTACTTCTGATGTCACAATGCTCCAGGATACCTTCTCCATAACCTTGGCAGAATTGTTAAGACAAATCATTACGCTTGTAGCAGGAATAATATTTTTGTTTTATACCACTCCGCGGTTAACACTTTTTATGTTGATTACAATTCCCGTACTTGTGGTGATAGCTATGATATTTGGGAAATTTATCAGGAAACTTTCCAAGAAAACCCAAGATGCACTTGCCTCTGCAAATGTGGTGGTGGAAGAAACCTTACAATCTATCGCGACAGTAAAATCTTTTACAGGGGAAAATTATGAAATTAACCGGTATAGAAATAAACTCAATAGTGTAGTAGAGGTTGCATTGAAAGCAGCCGGATTTAGAGGGGCTTTTATTTCCTTTATAATCTTCGCTCTTTTTGGAGGCATCGTTGCTGTAATATGGTATGGGGCGACATTGGTAAGTGCCGGAGAGATGAGTGTGGGAGACCTCGTTTCCTTTGTCTTGTATACCACATTTATCGGTGGGTCCATAGCCGGATTGGGTGATATTTATGGGCAAATTCAAAAGGCCATTGGTTCTTCTGAAAGGGTATTGGAAATCTTAAATGAAATAACTGAAGAGCAAAAAAGCCTCACTTCAGAAAGCTCCATAAGTGGATCTATTCGGTTCGATAAGGTGAAGTTTCATTATCCCACCAGGCCTGAATATCGTGTGTTGGATGGAATTTCTCTATATGCAGAGCCGGGTGAAAAAATTGCTCTTGCTGGACATAGTGGTGCCGGGAAATCTACAATTATTCAATTATTGCTTAAGTTTTATTCCATAGGTAGTGGGTCTATTTTACTGGATGAAAAATCCATAGAAGAGTGGGACCCACAGGGTTTAAGGAAAAATATTGGAATGGTGCCTCAAGAGGTGCTGCTGTTTGGTGGATCGATCCGGGAAAATATCAGGTATGCCAAGCCAAATGCCAGTGAGGAGGAAATAGTAAATGCTGCCAAACAGGCAAATGCTTTAGAGTTTATAGATAAATTCCCTGATGGTTTTGATACCTTGGTAGGCGAGAGAGGGATCAAGTTATCCGGTGGTCAAAGGCAAAGGATAGCAATTGCTAGGGCAATATTAAAGGATCCGGCCATTTTAATTTTGGATGAAGCTACTTCGTCTTTAGATGCCGAAACGGAATCTTTGGTTCAAGAAGCCCTGGATAAATTAATGACGGGAAGAACCACTGTTATTATTGCCCATAGACTGTCTACCATTAGGAAGGTTGATAGAATTTATGTGATCAAAGATGGGAAGGTTATCGAAGAAGGAAATCACGAGGCATTAAGCGCTAAAGAAGGTGGACATTATGCCCACTTAGTTAATCTGCAGTTTGCGGATGATACTTTACGGCCTTTAAGCTAA
- a CDS encoding DUF4783 domain-containing protein, whose amino-acid sequence MFRFNSKFLLLGIFLFAHLFVGLAQEKNSSIISAFQKGSSKALSSFLGKMVEIRFDNSKKDFSKSQAEIVLANFFKSNPVKSFKLQKENKIDAKNSFLIGTYTSINNQFSVLIKGKELDDGRWLVNSLDFVKK is encoded by the coding sequence ATGTTCCGCTTTAATTCAAAATTTCTACTACTAGGTATTTTCCTGTTTGCCCATCTATTCGTAGGCTTAGCACAAGAAAAAAACTCATCCATCATCTCAGCTTTTCAAAAGGGTTCAAGCAAAGCCCTGTCATCCTTTTTAGGCAAAATGGTTGAAATTCGCTTTGACAATAGCAAGAAAGATTTTTCAAAAAGCCAAGCAGAAATCGTTCTGGCCAATTTTTTCAAGAGCAATCCGGTCAAGAGTTTTAAGCTGCAAAAAGAAAATAAAATTGACGCTAAAAACAGCTTTCTAATAGGCACTTACACCTCCATTAACAATCAGTTTAGTGTATTGATCAAAGGAAAAGAACTGGATGATGGGAGATGGCTGGTTAATAGTCTGGATTTCGTTAAGAAATAA
- the nadC gene encoding carboxylating nicotinate-nucleotide diphosphorylase yields MKDYITAEGLNQFIDAALKEDVGVGDHSTLASVPADQQGKANLLIKEKGIIAGLTLAERIFSHFDPNLTVNLLMNDGDAVNYGDIGLTVSGSAQSILTTERLVLNCMQRMSGIATKTHHFNQLIQHTDARLLDTRKTTPNFRMLEKWAVAIGGGQNHRYALYDMIMLKDNHIDFAGGIAEAINATNAYLKKNRLDLKVEIETRNLKEVKAVLDKGGVDIIMLDNMSPKEMKEAVALIDKQYITEASGGINENTIVDVAESGVDFISVGALTHQVQSLDISLKAVKYHPQTAD; encoded by the coding sequence ATGAAAGACTATATTACAGCAGAAGGGTTAAATCAATTTATAGATGCCGCACTGAAAGAAGATGTGGGCGTAGGAGACCACTCCACTTTGGCATCAGTTCCTGCCGACCAACAAGGAAAAGCAAACCTTTTAATTAAGGAGAAAGGAATCATTGCCGGATTGACATTGGCCGAGCGGATATTCAGCCACTTTGACCCTAACCTGACAGTCAACTTGCTGATGAATGATGGGGATGCTGTAAACTATGGAGACATTGGGCTTACCGTTTCGGGAAGTGCCCAATCTATACTTACTACAGAAAGGCTCGTATTGAATTGTATGCAAAGAATGAGTGGCATCGCCACCAAAACACATCATTTCAATCAATTAATCCAACATACAGACGCACGTTTATTGGACACTCGCAAAACCACCCCAAATTTTAGAATGCTTGAAAAATGGGCAGTGGCTATTGGCGGAGGGCAAAATCATCGCTATGCGCTATACGACATGATTATGCTTAAGGACAATCATATTGATTTTGCAGGAGGTATTGCAGAAGCAATCAATGCCACCAATGCCTATTTGAAAAAAAATAGGCTAGATTTAAAAGTAGAGATTGAAACAAGAAATTTAAAGGAAGTTAAAGCAGTACTTGACAAAGGAGGGGTAGATATTATCATGCTTGACAATATGTCACCCAAAGAAATGAAAGAAGCTGTGGCCTTAATTGACAAACAATACATTACAGAAGCATCGGGAGGGATTAATGAAAACACTATCGTAGATGTAGCCGAGTCCGGAGTGGATTTCATATCAGTGGGAGCCCTTACCCATCAGGTGCAAAGTCTGGACATTAGCTTAAAGGCCGTAAAGTATCATCCGCAAACTGCAGATTAA
- a CDS encoding tetratricopeptide repeat protein, translating to MATQKTKKGKPTTDTSNELLENPEAIADRLGRGETFLKDNAKFVGGAIGAVILIIAGIIGFQIHKANQNEKAQGEMFQAVYYFEQDSLDFALNGDGVEPGFLTIIDEYSGTDASNLAHYYVGSIYLSTGEFQSAADHLKKFSSSDFLVQAHAYSLIGDAYMELGELDDAIDYYKDAANYKVNEFFTPKYLAKLAIAYEEAGELDQAIATYEEIETKYSNAYEYSEARKHKARLEGLASN from the coding sequence ATGGCCACTCAAAAGACCAAAAAAGGGAAACCGACTACAGATACATCCAATGAGCTTCTTGAGAATCCGGAAGCAATTGCTGACCGCCTTGGAAGAGGGGAGACCTTCTTAAAGGACAACGCCAAATTTGTTGGCGGAGCCATTGGTGCGGTGATTTTAATTATTGCAGGAATAATTGGGTTTCAGATACATAAAGCCAATCAAAACGAGAAGGCTCAAGGAGAAATGTTCCAAGCAGTTTACTATTTCGAGCAGGATAGTTTAGACTTTGCTTTGAATGGAGATGGTGTAGAACCTGGATTTCTTACCATTATAGATGAATATAGTGGAACTGATGCTTCTAATCTAGCTCACTACTATGTAGGTTCTATTTATCTATCCACAGGTGAATTTCAATCTGCAGCTGATCATTTGAAAAAGTTTTCTTCTTCCGACTTTTTGGTGCAGGCTCATGCCTATTCATTAATTGGTGATGCCTATATGGAACTTGGAGAGTTAGATGATGCCATCGACTATTATAAAGACGCTGCCAATTATAAAGTCAATGAGTTTTTCACTCCAAAGTATTTAGCAAAATTGGCCATCGCTTATGAAGAGGCAGGTGAATTGGATCAAGCCATTGCTACCTATGAAGAAATAGAAACGAAGTATTCAAATGCTTATGAATACAGTGAAGCTCGAAAGCATAAAGCCCGACTCGAAGGTCTGGCTTCTAATTGA